GAACAAACCCCTTCGTTCTCCATTCTCCACACCAACCAAACCCAAATTAAACCCTGAACAAACCCCTTCGTTCTTCATTCAGCTCGAGACTTCGCTATTGCCTAGGTTCAGTCCGAGCCACTGCCTGAAGCCTTCTTTGTGGTTTCCATTTTCCAtctttgttgggtttgtgtttgtttatttgcttCGTTGTGGACTTGTGTTTTTGATCTCTTTACTGGGtttatgtttctattttgtttCACTTTACAAAACTCGAGCATATCAAAATTGAGTTTCTTAGACTCaagatgttagtttcctaaatattttaaaaacattgctaactaacaaaattgtttgaaaattggtATTAGTTTGCAATTTTCCCATGAACTTGACCCTTCAAGTTCGataggggtggcaaaataagcccaaacccatttgcccaCTCAAATCCACCCACTTTAattgaacccaaacccacctaattattagttgggttaaatggacatcaacccaattagaccAAATGATTATtgagttttaactaaaaaaccattaaatcccatttaacccaaaaacactATTCCCAAACTCAACCCAGCCCCtcccataaaatttaaaaaaaaaaaaaaaaattcttaattttaaaatccaTTCATTTTCTTGTCCTTTCTTGCCTTTTCTCGGAAAccacaaagaaaatttttcatttctttttccctcactttcttggcaaccaaacaatAGTACTCAAATACTCTCTCTGAAAATCCAGAAAAATTCCTAGCAAAACAGAGTAAGTGTCTCAGAAAATctcaatacatttttttatcttCAACCTCAAGCTAAAATCTAAAACTCCTTTGTAAACCCATACCCACGTCAAGCACTCTCTGAAATACTGTCAAAGAATTCATCGCTCGCATCGTCATCAAGCGTACCCACCTTCCCAACACTAATTAGTTCAGCCCGAAGGTCCTTTGTTTTTGGTTAGTGGTTACTGCTCTTATTTTTCTGAAGGATATGTTGATGTTGTTATTCATGTGCTGAAATTCTGTCCTCTTTTAATTTTGCAGAgttgctattattattataattgagATATGCAGAAATTGGGTGATTTTAAGCTACCCCACTTCTTCAATTACCCTCCATACTTCACGTAAATCGTCTTCGCTCTCTTCACGTTTCAgattctcacaattttttttatattttattttatttaaattattgtctCAATATAACTTGTTTTCTTCCTAATGGAATCTTAATCTCcaatttatcatttctttttcatatGTACACTTTATTTAACAATAACATTGCTATGTGGTggtttttgatcttttttttttttttttttgggtggggtgGCCATTTGTATGTTGTATTTTAGCACTGAGAGTTACTTGGAGTTAGCACCAAGTATTAGAAGAATGATAGGaacctaggagtcagcacctaggctAGGTTGGCTTGGAGTAACCACCAAGCATTGGAAGAAATCCCCACCCCCCTTCCCAATTTTATTCATCCATGATCAACCCTATACAATGAGTTTTTGTATTCCTCTATGCCGAGGGGTGAGGAGGATGATACTTTAACTTGGAAGTTGACTAAGACGGAAGACGGAAGTGTTTGATGTGCTCTCTTACTATAAGTTGCTGTCTGGCCCTCTCACTGAGGTTTTTGCTTGGGAGTGTATTTGGTGTGCAAAGGTGCCTAAACGggtgtctttctttttatggacaGCAGCTAGGGATGGGATACTCACTATTGATAATCTAGTTAAGAGAGGTCAATCCTTGGTTAATAGATGTTGTTTATGTTGTTGTGATGGGGAAACTGTGGATCATCTTCTACTCCACTGTAATTTTTCTCATGCATTATGGAGTgcaatttttgaggtatttgtgATCCATTGGGTAATGCCAAAGACAATTTACTCTCTCCTCTTTGCTTGGAGAAACTAGTTTGGAAAGCATCTGTCAATCATATGGAATATGGTCTTGGCATGTTTAATGTGGCTAGTTTGGACTGAACGTAATACACGCATCTTTGAAGCCAATAAGAGACCCTCAGATCTTTTAAAAGCTCTTCTCTTTGGCACTTTGTTTCAGTGGGTGTGTGTTTGGGGTTTTATGGATTGTGTTTCCATTTCTGCATTCTTACACTTTATTAGATTAAGTTTTTGAACCTGCTGTATTTTTTCTTGATCAGAATGTTCACCATCGTGaacatgatgttcaattttttgaataaaagttttattacctatcaatatatatatatatatatatattgagtccAGGTGCCTTTTAATAAGGTTCCCAAATTACATccaacatggaaagaaaataaacccatattGAGATTACATcaaatatgaatataaaaaccaaataattaCAAGAATGTCATTTTTCATGAAAAGATATGTCGATAGTATTCTTTTTGGATGTTTGTTATctttcattgtaatttttttttcttgtaatttttctgtttttttcattttgattttaacATATCTTTTCAACATTGTGTTATTGaatcttatttttcatttggaaattGTGATTCATTCTATAACATACCTTGGTGTATGTTTGTCAGCTTGCAGCCTGTAAGGGACACCCGTGAGAAGCAGGTACAACTTTGGAAGGATCTTATCCTTGACTACTGTAGAACACAAAAGATATTTGTGATTGGACTGGAAGAAGATTTTGCTCTATTTTCAAATCCTGTGATTGAAAGTAAgtcctttgtttttgttagttTCTAATTTGGTCATTGAAATTTGTGTTGAGTCCTAGAAACTGTTTGGCATATCAGTACCCTGTAAGCTGGACATTGTACATTTTGCCATTGAAATTGGCAGAATGCCCTTAATTCTAGTGGAATTGTTAGCTGTGCTTCAACTGTATTATTGTTCATTATTACTCAAGAAATTGCACTTCATTcataaaagttcaaaatttttggtgTTCTGATATATTTGGGGTTGGAGCAGATCGGTTCTTCTCCATTTGGGAGGTTTTCTTCTTAACTCTTTTTTCCCACCCTGCAATAATTAATAAGTTAGTAAGGGGTGTTCCAAATTGAAGATGACATCAAATTGGGATATCTTCTTCTAGGGCTTTTGATTGTTTAGTGAAAATTTTCTGATTTACTCATTTATATGCATTTAATTATTCAAGAATTGCGCGGCTAGAATAAAATCCTCTTAGTTATTGTAAACTATTATGAAAAGGAAAATTAGGAGATCTTAAATATACTTTTAATTTGTATGCTTGCTTGAAGGTAAAACTTAGAAGGAATCAAGGTGGCTAACTGGCTATCTCCATAATCTGTTCTTGACCAGCCAAATAGATATTGCTGGGGACAAAGCATCAAAGGGGATATTAATTGAAACGTTGGAATAAAAGTTGAActgtttcctcttttttttgaCTATATTTTGTTGCAGGTAgtagtttttcaaatttatttggACAATAATGGTTCTGTATGTCTATCATGTTGTATATAGCAAAAAGTTTCCTGAGCTCATGCCATGAATAATTATATGTTATCAGGAAGAGGATTATTAACAAAGTTGCCACCCCTGTGCAGGCCCCCAAAAATCTATGGCATTATTTCTGCAGCATGTTTTGCATAGTTTTAtcctttatttatatttactaTTCGATTGTGATAGTGTAGGATCTCTAAGTCATGAAGCCAGGGAAGCATTCCTCTCAGCATTAGTTTCAGAAGGTTCGATATGGTCTAGATGGCTTTTTTTCTTGGTGCACTGTAAAAGCCTGCCCGGCTACATTTATGACTTGTGTAGGTTGTTGAACAATTGTCATTCTGATGTTACAGGACGTGCAGAGTGGTTGGATAAGGGACATAGGAAATGTTTAATTCTCTGGCACCGTGTTCAAGATTGGGCTGACATTATCTTCCGCTTTGTGAGTTAAAGTGtaattttgatgataaaatttcACATCATTAGTAAGTAATTACTTACCATtcttttgatttaatttttcatgcatatttgATTAGGTAAAAGATAATGGGTTGGAGGACAGTGTTATGACAGTCGAGGAAATACGTTCAGGGATTGAATCTCGTGGGACAGGTAAGCGTTGACTGCATATAGTGTAGACCAAGTAATTTTGTAAATGATAGCAGAAACTAACTGTTTCATGATTGTATTGCTGTTGCTACTAAGTATTGCATCAATTAGGAGATTTTTGGGGGAGGGTGAGGGAGATAATTTTGTTTCATccatttttctaattaaatttttacatggaagaaaatttgaagtgacgaaagaaaatgttttccttCATTTCggaagattaaaaaagaaatctgATTTTCCTGGGATGAGTTGTTAGATAGTGTTTTTTTGAGGTCTGCCCCAGGGGCAAGGTCCAACTGTTTACCCTGTCCAACGTTCTTTTGCCTCAATGCAAATAGCACGGGCCTTATAAAAGAAAGGTGGGTAAATGGATGGGGTTTTTTCACTGATCCCAAAAACATATTCAAAGTGTTAGTGCTCATCCatagttaaaatatatatatatatatatatatatctcctcTCTCTCTGTTGATTCTTGTCTTGATTTGACTTCTTTTAATACTCAGTTATGTACTCATGTTACTTGATGCATCGTGGATAGTTGCTACTCAGATGATTTCTTCATTAAGTTTGTACCGTTGTGCACAGTTTTTAGTACTTTCTCAGTTAACTCATAcaaattcttttcttcaaaaaaaaaaaaaaaaaagctcatacAAATTCTCTTTTATATTCAATTACTAGATTTCCATATGTTTGTGCatcttatttttcatattgcATTAAGGTCATGCCTATGTATATTTCACTGAGGGCTGACTGTGGCTCTTCACTGCATTCTTGATAATATCTTTTGCCTGTTATAGTATTTATGTAATTTAAGATGAGCAAACAATTTAAAATAGTCATTTTGGATGCTCATCGTTGTCATTTCTGTTAAGTGCTGTTTTGCTTCTTGTGAACAACATTGAGTGCTCGAGTCTAATTGCTTCTGGTTTGGTGTGGGTCTTAAAATgttgtattttaaaatgttggaattttctctctctctctctctctcatttgtgcatgcacaatttttttttgagaagattgtGCATGCACACTTAAAAAAAGTACTTTTGTTGACTCGtgattttgaattaattttggaTGATTTTGGATGAAAGTTTATACACTTGGTGACTAGAATCTCTCTCTTCATCTGTGAATACTTCAGAGCTTCATGGGATTGACCGGACAATACTAATGCGAGCTTTGAGAGTGCTAGAACAAAAGGGGAAGCTTGCTATATTCAAGGGAACCTCGGCTGATGATGAAGGCGTGAAATTCTCCATGTAATCCCTTCAGTTTGCTTTCTTTCTACAGAATCATATATAATCAGGCAATGCTGGCTGTTGCTTCTGGTCTGTTATAAATGTTATTGTTGGTCTCATTGAGTTTCTTTGAATCTGTTTTGGGCATTTGTCAGTTGGTGGAGACTAGCAGCTGATGATTGAACCTTGTCAAAGAATAAATTTgtgtcttcctttttattagaAGAGAGCCCCGTCACAAACCCTGTCACAAACcctttattttaatgaaagggaacctttctaaagaagagTCATTTGGATTGTCCTCTAGCCAGTAAAATCTATCGGCAATTGAACCTACTACCATAACCAATTGCTAGGCAATTCAAGGGCATTCACAGGCTAAGTAGTCTATGCTCATGCCTAGGAGCAAGAGCCCCATTGCAAACTCAATAGCTAGGATGACAATGGGAGGCTGGGAGCTTTAGAGTTAAAACACTTGAAAGCATTTCTGCATGTAGTTTATGGTTGGTGTCAAAACAAAGATGCACCTTTTGTGTCCTAGACTCCTAATGCATTATTTCGTGGCTCATTCAGCAATTAGTtaattttagatcttttttttttttttttttttttttgggtttttaattgGGGGGTTACGGGTGCATTGGGTTTTAAAATTATGATTCATCCTTTTATTCTTGGGAAAGAAGATCATTTGTATTGGAGCTCATTAAGAAGTATAGGTTTCAACGTAAAACTGATAGAGGCTTAAGAGCTTGGTTTTTCTCAATATTGATACGTATCTACAATGTCTTCGTTCTTATGTGAATATGGGGAGGATTTGTTGAGGGGGAAGAGTATGATACGAAGAAGTGGCCTAATCTTCTTCCCTAAAAATAtccctaattaatttttaaaaaccaGCAATATCGAAACTAATTAAGAATCAGGCCTGAGAGCAATACAATTTACAACACACCAAATGCCATATCCACCAAAACACAAGCGTTGACACGTGTTCACTTGTTCAAACACCAAATGCCTTAAAACTTAAAGTGCCCCTGGATCAGTTAACAATAAAAATGTGTCAGCTCAAATTGCTGCCAGTATTGAATTCAGGAACAGAGTTAGGATTTCAATTAAGGTGTGCTGAAATAtgaaccctctctctctctctctttttttaatagaacCCTCTTTTTTAATCTCATGACTATCCAAGTTTGCATCCATTTAGTATTAACAAAGTatcaacaaatgaaaaaaatacaaaataattgtttcttaatacCTTGTAATTCAATTATCTTTCAAAAATGGAATTCGGCATTCTTGATAATTTCCAAATCATATATAATCGAGTTTGTATTAAATGTTGTagcaattttcttttcaacGTATAAATcaaaaagtgttaaaaaaatcatatttcaattgaatcatttgaattttttcgtttgaaaaaaaagtaaaatattatagGTGACTTACCCATATTGTATGAATAAAGTAAAAGTGTCATTATTGAGTAAATGGGTGTGTGCATTTTTTTTGCTAGGCCTAATTCCATTTTTTGGCTATTTTCGTGAGCAATAAATGCATAAATCTCACTAGATAATCACATAAACTTCAAATTAGAATGAATATATAGCGCGTGTGATGGGattgatataaattattattattattattattatttaaatcgTCGAAATATATCTAAAAGAATTACATCAAGCCttaaagtgagaaaaatcttGTATGCGCTAGTCTCATGAGACCCATAACCATGTCCCACTGACATGTGAGTTAAAGTGGAAAAAGTCTTGTATTAATCGGTCTCAAAAGACCGATATAGGAGATACTTTCTCCTTAATGCGAAAAAAACAACAAGAAGCCTTAAAATAATGCATCTATTATGATAGGGATGTGGAAAATATGTTAATAACAACATTATCTAGCATAAATATTCACTCCAAACgtttttttactacaaaatcTGACACTGTTCCAGCTAAAGCGCTAGGTTATTGTGAGTTTTTCTACAAAGTACATGTAATAACTTAGGATGCACAGACACGGACATGGATACAAATACGAGTATGGGTACAGGTACGACACAGCGACacaagcaatttttgaaaaattataatataaaacgGCAAGTACGACACCTGTATGACATAGACACGACACGAATGACATCCTTAATGAAGTGTTCATGCATCCTAGGTAACAATGGTACCTTTTTCTACTTTCGTAGCttctatattatttattttaattttttcttttctctaagtAATCATGATGCAGtgtaatgagttttttttttttttttgacaaataagGAAATCCAGACCTATTCGAGTGTCTAATTGTTCACTTGGGATATATGCAGTCCCTTGATCTACACACACCAAGTTATTACGGGATCCTTTGgagtagttttattttttcttctaattttgaattcttaaaagatgacattttattttaatgaataatgaAGTGTTAGACCACTGCAAGTGAGGGTCTAGTATATATTGGACGCATCTTGCAAAATTAGATGGTCAAGTATGTGGCTTTGGCTCATTGCCTTAAGTTTTAAGAATACCATGTGGTTGTGTTTTATAAATAAACATTTGCTATTTATCtttggaaccaaaaaaaaaaaaaaaaaaattgctatttaCCGTTCATATGGATTCCTTAACGCCATCCAAATGGACGTGGGAGACGtgtttatatgaaaataaaaattaagttatttATGCAATTTTGTAAGTATTTGAAAAAAAGATGACATTTGTAAATGATAGTTATTTTCTACAAAATCAAGCCCCTCCCTTGATTTGTGGGGTGTTGCTAGCTGGAAATAAATACAATCCATTACCTACAAATAGAAGATTTGattctataaaaattaaaaaaattaaaaaaaaaaactctccaaCATCGATCGATCATCCAACATTAATGTagacaaatcaaaattttcagacCTCTATCAAGAAGAATTTGGTTTTCAACAAATGCTGGCATCTCAGACTCAGACCCAAGTGTTCCAACGCAATTAGGagttaataattattaatatttaaatttttagagcAAACAGTAATTACTCACTCCAGGTTTGGAGAAATGTCGTAAATCCcctcttatttttataaacaacACTGCACCCTTAATTAAGGTTTTGATTTATTTGTCAAATAACCCCATGATCATTTACACATGTCCATAACAAAGGgtgaaagtaaaaaataataatctcattttaaaaatatatatatgtgagttAGCATTTTCATAAAGATTTGAATGCATATCCTAGAGAATGTGGATTTCAACAAATGCTGGCATATCTTTAAATGCTCCAACTAAAACTATTAAACTTGCATTGCGTATCTAGCCATTTTGTGTGCCACCTggtaaattcaaaataaattcgTTGAATAAGGTATATTCAACATTTATCACTAAATGATATAGGTATCCgttgaattaaaacatgaaacATATTGAATGACACCAGATTGCTGGAAATTTTGACTCGGGCCAATCTATCTTTATTTGCTCTTTAAATGAATACATAGAAAAAGGTGGGCGAGTctaaattttcaaccaaaatgATATACGTACCATATGTCATTGTTGGTTTTTTGACCAAATTATAATTTGGTAATCTTGGTCTTGCTTCGTGCATATGTCATTTGGTtggaattttgagttttgacattTGATTAAATCTGTCTATCTTGTACGTATATATGTAAGAAAGTTTTCAAGGTTACCAAGCAAAAGCCCAGCCCCTCTATAAAAACCTTGGAGTTGATTCAAAGATTAACAAACCAAACATAATAACCAGCTCTATAAAAGCCCACCTTAGAAACCACGTACAAACGACCTCAAAAGATTGTTTAGATACCAAACCCAATGGCTATATTTGATTACATTGAGATATTGATGCTATTGctttactttctctctctcttccattgGAGTTGGAAGAGGATATCACCCATTACAAACTGGCCTATTGTTGGAATGTTGCCTGGGCTTCTTTGCAAGGCACCACATATCCATGAGTATGCAACCCAAGTTCTGAAACAAAGTGGTGGGACATTCAAGTTCAAAGGACCATGGTTTGCAAACATGGACTTTTTGGCCACTTGTGATCCCATGAATGTGCGCTACATATCAAGCAAAAACTTCGCCAACTATCGAAAGGGTCCAGAGtttaaaaaggtttttgaaCCTTTCGGTGATGGGGTTCTCACTTCTGATTCAGATTCATGGAAATCTTTCAGGAAATTGATTCATTCGCTGATTAAACACAGAAAGTTCCAGCTATTTCAAGAGAGATCTATGCGGCAAAAAGTATCACAAGGCCTTTTCGCTGTTCTTGATCATGCATCAAGACTAGGAACTGAGATGGACTTGCAAGATGTTTTTCAGAGGTTTACCTTTGATAATACATGCTTGCTGGTTCTAGGCTTTGATCCAAACTGCCTTTCTGTTGACTTACCAGAAGTGGCAAGTAGAAGAGCATTCGACAAAGTAGAGGAGGCTGTGTTTTACCGGCATATGGTTCCGGAATTCATTTGGAGGATACAGAAATGGCTGAATataggagaagagaaaaagcTACGCGGAGCCATGGAGACCTTAGATTGCTTCTTGTACCAGTGCATATCATTGAAGCAAGAAGAATTTCGCAGGCGCAGAGACCAAATGGAACAAGTTGAGGAGAAGGATGAGGATTTTGACCTATTAACAGCTTGCATGGCAGAAAaactagaagaagaagaagaagaagaagaaaaggaaattgaagGAAACTTACACATGGATGCTTACAAAAAATCTGAGAGATATCTAAGAGACATTGCTTTCAATTTCACTGCAGCTGGGAAAGACACTGTGAATGCAGCTCTCACATGGCTTTTCTGGCTAATTATCACACACCCTTTGGTTGAAAAAAAGATTCTAGAAGAGATCAAAGAGAATTTGCAGGCCAAAGAAGATGGAGATTGGAGGTTTTTCAATGTAGAAGAGCTAGGTAAACTAGTTTATCTCCATGCAGCCATTTGTGAGACCCTTCGGTTATACCCATCAGTACCTTTCAATCAAAGAGTCTCTATTCAACCAGACACTCTTCCAAGTGGCATCCGTATTGATGCAAATACAAAGGTAATGGTGTCTGAAAAAATCTGAGAGAAATCTAAATAGAATAGAGAGAATTTCATTGATCAAAAAAGAATACACGAAGTTAATGAATAAAATACACAGTGCTCTGTTTATATACACAGTGAACATAACTAACTCTCAAAAAGTGGCGCCAAAGTTAGTTAGCTAAACTTCTGGAATTTACACGTGTCAATACTGACTAACTACTTCCTAGAATCACGGGACTCAAATCCTCAGCACTCTTGAATGAAGAACTCGTGATGTGGAACTGCTTCAATTGCTTCCCAGACTTCAGTGCTACTCTGGTCAGCTATTGATGCATCCTGTGTGGCTTGGTCCCTGCACTGCCTATCAGCTAGTGCTGCATTCTTTACAACCCTCGTGGCTTGATCAATGCTCTTCACCTCAGCAGCAACTGTACTAGCCATCACACTTGTACCTTGTCTCATGCCACTCTGTCCTGCAATATGCTCTGCAGTATGCCCTGCATttttaacactccccctcaagagcacAGCTCTTGCCTTGTGACTTGACTTAGGTGGGGAAGGGTATTCTACTACATGAGCAAAGATATTGATTACACCCAATCTAGTGATCAATCTCAAGTAGTTTTCAACTCCTAAGGCTTTTGTAAAAACATCcgccaattgatttttggttgagaCATAGAAGGTCTTTAGTGTACCATCAAGAATCCTATTTCGTACAACATGGCAATCAGCTTCTATGTGCTTGGACCTTTCATGAAACACTGGGTTAGCTGCTATGTGAAGTGCTGCCTGGTTATCACAGTATAACAAAACAGGTCTGTCATGTTTAACATGTAAATCCTCTAATAAATGTAATATCCAAGTCAGCTCACATGTGGTTGTGGCCATTGCCCTGTATTCTGCTTCAGCACTTGATCTAGACACTATACTTTGTTTCTTAGATCTCCAGGACACCAAGGCATTACCCAAGAACACACAATAGCCTGTCAAGGACTTCCTTGTGTCAGGGCATCCAGCCCAATCTGCATCACAGTATGCCTTTAAGTGCAAATCAGAATCTGTGGGGAAGAAAACACCTTGTCCAGGTGTGCCTTTAATATACTGAAGTATTCTGGTAGCAGCCTTCATATGTGGTACTCTAGGTTGTGCCAAGAACTGACTAAGCCTATGTACTGCATATGTGATATCTGGTCTGCTCAAGGTTAAGTACATTAGCTTCCCAATAAGCCTCCTATACTGGCCAGGATTAGAAATCAGATCTCCACCACCTTTGGATAACTTCAATTGCTGCTCCATTGGTGTTTGAGTTGGTTTGCAACCTGTCATTCCAGtttcttcaagaacttcaagagcATATTTCCTTTGTGTTAAACTGATCCCAGTCTTGTTCCTTGCAATTTCCAAGCCTAAGAAAAACTTGAGTGATCCCAAGTCCTTGATCCCAAACTTCTGATCTAGCACTGAC
The sequence above is drawn from the Quercus lobata isolate SW786 chromosome 12, ValleyOak3.0 Primary Assembly, whole genome shotgun sequence genome and encodes:
- the LOC115972618 gene encoding vacuolar protein sorting-associated protein 25 isoform X1, encoding MQKLGDFKLPHFFNYPPYFTLQPVRDTREKQVQLWKDLILDYCRTQKIFVIGLEEDFALFSNPVIERRGLLTKLPPLCRPPKIYGSLSHEAREAFLSALVSEGRAEWLDKGHRKCLILWHRVQDWADIIFRFVKDNGLEDSVMTVEEIRSGIESRGTELHGIDRTILMRALRVLEQKGKLAIFKGTSADDEGVKFSM
- the LOC115969985 gene encoding alkane hydroxylase MAH1-like, with product MAIFDYIEILMLLLYFLSLFHWSWKRISPITNWPIVGMLPGLLCKAPHIHEYATQVLKQSGGTFKFKGPWFANMDFLATCDPMNVRYISSKNFANYRKGPEFKKVFEPFGDGVLTSDSDSWKSFRKLIHSLIKHRKFQLFQERSMRQKVSQGLFAVLDHASRLGTEMDLQDVFQRFTFDNTCLLVLGFDPNCLSVDLPEVASRRAFDKVEEAVFYRHMVPEFIWRIQKWLNIGEEKKLRGAMETLDCFLYQCISLKQEEFRRRRDQMEQVEEKDEDFDLLTACMAEKLEEEEEEEEKEIEGNLHMDAYKKSERYLRDIAFNFTAAGKDTVNAALTWLFWLIITHPLVEKKILEEIKENLQAKEDGDWRFFNVEELGKLVYLHAAICETLRLYPSVPFNQRVSIQPDTLPSGIRIDANTKVMVAAFFTLYSMGSMEEVWGDDCLEFRPERWINEQGGIIHVPSYKFIAFNTGPRSCLGQDLTFFQMKTIATEILWNYRIQMVEGHPISPCLSVMLHMKHGLKVRVSKRSDV
- the LOC115972618 gene encoding vacuolar protein sorting-associated protein 25 isoform X2, translating into MQKLGDFKLPHFFNYPPYFTLQPVRDTREKQVQLWKDLILDYCRTQKIFVIGLEEDFALFSNPVIERSLSHEAREAFLSALVSEGRAEWLDKGHRKCLILWHRVQDWADIIFRFVKDNGLEDSVMTVEEIRSGIESRGTELHGIDRTILMRALRVLEQKGKLAIFKGTSADDEGVKFSM